The following proteins come from a genomic window of Candidatus Palauibacter soopunensis:
- the thrS gene encoding threonine--tRNA ligase, producing MNESPISITLPDGSSKRLPRGSNAADLAAAIGPGLARAAVAARVNDVLTDLSAALPDGAEVAIVTRSDEDPDALWVLRHSAAHALATAVRERVPGAGIGFGPPIDDGFYYDFEVPAPFTPEDLEAIERTMAEVAGADDPFERREVTRDEAKALFADDPLKLERLDEIPEGEAISVYRNGPFLDLCRGPHAPRTGEIRHFRLLSAAGAYWRGDETRQMLQRIYGTAFYSREALEAYITRVEEARKRDHRKLGRELDLFSIQDEIGPGLVCWHPKGARVQLELRRWIEDLQEAHGYEFVYTPHVSSEALFRRSGHLPNYAENMYPRMEDEDGEAFRVKPMNCPGHITIYAATPRSYRDLPVRLSEVANVYRYERSGTLHGLLRVRMLTMDDGHVFCTPDQIEDEIFICLKLVDTVMTTLGLDYRFDLSTRPDGDKRIGGDEVWDVAEGALRDALERGGLEYEMDEGGGAFYGPKIDIKYKDAIGREWQGATIQLDFNLPDRFELEYMGANNKPHRPVMIHRAIFGTLERFTGVLIEHFAGAFPPWLAPVQVRVLPITDAHAAAAGDIRDRLAAESLRAELDARSDTLGYRIRDGELQKVPYLLVVGDREIEAGTVAVRARGAERKQEVVPLDDFVSRIRHRVETRSLET from the coding sequence ATGAACGAATCCCCGATTTCCATCACGCTCCCCGACGGTTCCTCGAAGCGGCTGCCACGCGGCTCGAACGCCGCTGACCTGGCCGCGGCGATCGGTCCGGGACTGGCCCGGGCCGCCGTGGCCGCGCGCGTGAACGACGTGCTCACGGATCTTTCGGCTGCCCTTCCGGATGGGGCGGAAGTCGCGATCGTGACGCGCAGCGACGAGGACCCGGACGCGCTCTGGGTCCTCCGCCACTCCGCGGCGCACGCGCTCGCCACCGCCGTGCGCGAACGGGTTCCCGGGGCCGGGATCGGCTTCGGCCCTCCGATCGACGACGGCTTCTACTACGACTTCGAGGTTCCGGCGCCTTTCACGCCGGAGGACCTCGAAGCGATCGAGCGCACGATGGCCGAGGTCGCGGGGGCGGACGACCCGTTCGAGCGCCGCGAGGTCACGCGCGACGAAGCCAAGGCCCTGTTCGCGGACGACCCGCTCAAGCTGGAGCGGCTGGACGAGATCCCCGAGGGCGAAGCGATTTCGGTCTACCGGAACGGGCCCTTCCTGGACCTGTGCCGGGGACCGCACGCCCCCCGCACGGGCGAGATCCGCCATTTCCGGCTTCTCAGCGCCGCGGGGGCCTATTGGCGCGGCGACGAGACGCGGCAGATGCTCCAGCGCATCTATGGCACGGCCTTCTACTCCCGGGAGGCGCTCGAGGCGTACATCACGCGCGTCGAGGAGGCCCGCAAGCGCGATCACCGGAAGTTGGGCAGGGAGTTGGACCTGTTCTCGATCCAGGACGAGATCGGGCCGGGGCTCGTGTGCTGGCACCCCAAAGGCGCCCGCGTGCAGCTCGAGCTGAGGCGCTGGATCGAGGACCTGCAGGAGGCGCACGGCTACGAGTTCGTCTACACGCCGCACGTCTCCAGCGAGGCGCTTTTCCGCCGCTCCGGACACCTCCCGAACTACGCGGAGAACATGTATCCCCGCATGGAGGACGAGGACGGCGAGGCGTTCCGCGTGAAGCCGATGAACTGTCCGGGGCATATCACGATCTACGCGGCGACGCCCCGCAGCTACCGCGATCTTCCGGTGCGGCTGTCCGAGGTCGCGAACGTGTACCGCTACGAACGGTCGGGGACGCTGCACGGGCTGCTGCGCGTGCGCATGCTCACGATGGACGACGGGCACGTCTTCTGTACCCCGGATCAGATCGAAGACGAGATCTTCATCTGTCTGAAACTGGTCGACACCGTGATGACGACGTTGGGCCTCGACTACCGGTTCGATCTTTCGACGCGTCCGGACGGGGACAAGCGGATCGGCGGCGATGAGGTGTGGGATGTGGCGGAAGGCGCGTTGCGCGACGCGCTGGAGCGCGGCGGGCTCGAATACGAGATGGACGAGGGCGGGGGCGCGTTCTACGGTCCCAAGATCGACATCAAGTACAAGGACGCGATCGGGCGCGAATGGCAGGGCGCCACGATCCAGCTCGACTTCAACCTGCCCGACCGCTTCGAACTCGAGTACATGGGGGCGAACAACAAGCCGCACCGCCCCGTGATGATCCACCGTGCCATCTTCGGCACCCTGGAGCGTTTCACGGGTGTGCTCATCGAGCACTTCGCCGGGGCGTTCCCTCCATGGCTCGCGCCCGTCCAGGTCCGCGTGCTCCCGATAACGGACGCGCACGCCGCCGCCGCGGGCGATATCCGCGACCGGCTCGCCGCCGAGAGCCTGCGCGCGGAACTCGACGCCCGCTCCGACACGCTGGGTTACCGGATCCGCGACGGCGAACTGCAGAAGGTTCCCTACCTGCTCGTCGTCGGAGACCGCGAAATCGAAGCCGGCACCGTGGCCGTCCGCGCCCGCGGCGCCGAGCGCAAGCAGGAGGTCGTCCCCCTCGACGACTTCGTATCCCGGATCCGTCATCGCGTCGAAACCCGGTCCCTCGAAACGTGA
- the infC gene encoding translation initiation factor IF-3: MNGDPRVNDKIRISPIRLIDEEGNQLGIVATDEARALAAERGLDLVEVAPGARPPVCRLMDFGKYKYAQARKAREAKKKQHIIHVKEVKLRPKIEAHDIDFKMRHARRFLSDGDKVKFTLMFRGREVTHPERGRRILEMVKEELEDIAVVESDIAHEGRTMTMLMGPHRT, translated from the coding sequence GTGAACGGAGATCCCAGAGTCAACGACAAGATCCGGATCAGCCCGATCCGGCTCATCGACGAGGAGGGCAACCAGCTCGGCATCGTCGCCACCGATGAGGCCCGTGCGCTGGCGGCCGAGCGAGGGCTCGATCTCGTGGAGGTGGCGCCCGGCGCCCGCCCGCCCGTCTGTCGGCTCATGGACTTCGGAAAGTACAAGTACGCGCAGGCGAGGAAGGCGCGGGAAGCGAAGAAGAAACAGCACATCATCCACGTCAAGGAAGTGAAGCTGCGGCCGAAGATCGAGGCGCACGACATCGACTTCAAGATGCGGCACGCGCGCAGGTTCCTCTCGGATGGTGACAAAGTAAAATTCACGCTCATGTTTCGGGGACGCGAGGTCACGCACCCGGAACGGGGGCGACGGATCCTCGAGATGGTGAAGGAAGAGTTGGAGGACATCGCGGTGGTGGAGTCGGACATCGCACACGAGGGTCGCACGATGACCATGCTGATGGGACCGCACCGCACGTAG
- the rpmI gene encoding 50S ribosomal protein L35, whose amino-acid sequence MPKMKTNRSAAKRFRKTGSGKFRRRRAYHSHILTKKSPKRKRRLRQGTLVAKADEKRVKRLLGN is encoded by the coding sequence ATGCCGAAAATGAAGACGAACCGGTCCGCCGCGAAGCGGTTTCGAAAGACCGGCAGCGGGAAATTCCGGCGCCGGCGTGCCTACCACAGCCACATCCTGACCAAGAAGAGCCCCAAGCGTAAGCGCAGGCTCCGGCAGGGGACCCTTGTGGCGAAAGCGGACGAGAAGCGGGTGAAACGGCTCCTGGGGAACTAG
- the rplT gene encoding 50S ribosomal protein L20: protein MPRATSSVARNRRKKKILKEARGQFGARSKLYRTAKNSVERGWAYAYVDRRKKKRDFRRLWISRINAAARQNGISYSRFVSGLKSAGVDLNRKVLADLAIRDPAAFTKLVEVAKAHGP, encoded by the coding sequence ATGCCACGCGCGACGAGCAGCGTTGCACGTAACCGTCGAAAGAAGAAGATCCTCAAGGAAGCCCGCGGCCAGTTCGGAGCGCGGTCAAAGCTCTATCGCACGGCGAAGAACTCCGTCGAGCGCGGCTGGGCGTATGCCTATGTCGATCGGCGCAAGAAGAAGCGCGACTTTCGCCGACTGTGGATCTCCCGCATCAACGCCGCGGCCCGGCAGAACGGGATCTCATACTCCCGATTCGTCAGCGGGCTGAAGAGCGCCGGCGTCGACCTGAATCGCAAAGTGCTCGCGGACCTCGCCATTAGGGATCCGGCCGCCTTTACCAAGCTCGTCGAGGTGGCCAAAGCGCACGGCCCATGA
- the pheS gene encoding phenylalanine--tRNA ligase subunit alpha — protein sequence MTPAGASLLDRLAAIEGKGLAAIGEATDSATLESARVDYLGRNGQLADVMSLIGTVEAAARREVGQRANAVKTVLRGALEARAKALESATAGPRARIDLTLPARARWVGGVHPVTRVIDEICEIFAELGFTSVLGPEIESTWYNFTALNIPLDHPAADMMDTFYLEKDVVLRTHTSPVQARVMEAFRPPVRVVVPGLAYRRDSFDPSHAPAFEQIEGLAVDEGVDFVEFRAAIEHFVHHFFGPGTKSRFRPSFYPFTEPSAEVDVSCAVCAGGGCSTCKRTGWITIMGSGMVDPAVFEAVGYDPERYTGYAFGMGPARIAMVRHGIPDMRLLYEGEMSFLQQFT from the coding sequence ATGACCCCGGCCGGCGCTTCTCTCCTCGATCGGCTTGCCGCCATCGAGGGGAAGGGGCTCGCCGCGATCGGGGAGGCGACGGACTCCGCCACGCTCGAGTCCGCCCGCGTCGATTACCTGGGCCGGAACGGTCAGCTGGCCGACGTCATGTCCCTGATCGGCACAGTCGAAGCCGCGGCCCGACGCGAGGTCGGACAGCGCGCGAACGCCGTAAAAACCGTGCTGCGCGGCGCCCTGGAAGCGCGGGCGAAGGCGCTGGAGAGCGCCACCGCCGGCCCGCGCGCCCGGATCGATCTGACCCTGCCCGCGCGCGCGCGCTGGGTCGGCGGCGTGCATCCGGTGACTAGGGTCATCGACGAGATCTGCGAGATCTTCGCGGAGCTCGGCTTCACGAGTGTGCTCGGCCCCGAGATCGAGTCCACGTGGTATAACTTCACCGCGCTCAATATCCCGCTCGATCACCCCGCCGCGGACATGATGGACACGTTCTACCTGGAGAAGGACGTCGTGCTGCGGACGCACACGTCGCCCGTCCAGGCGCGCGTGATGGAGGCGTTCCGGCCGCCCGTGCGCGTCGTCGTGCCGGGTCTCGCCTACCGGCGCGACTCCTTCGATCCCTCGCACGCCCCCGCCTTCGAGCAGATCGAGGGCCTCGCGGTCGACGAAGGCGTGGATTTCGTGGAGTTCCGCGCCGCGATCGAGCACTTCGTGCACCATTTCTTCGGTCCGGGAACGAAGAGCCGGTTTCGGCCCTCCTTCTATCCCTTTACCGAGCCTTCGGCGGAGGTGGACGTGTCGTGCGCCGTGTGCGCAGGGGGCGGCTGCTCCACCTGCAAGCGCACGGGATGGATCACGATCATGGGAAGCGGGATGGTGGATCCCGCCGTCTTCGAGGCCGTGGGCTACGACCCCGAGCGCTACACGGGCTATGCATTCGGGATGGGACCGGCCCGCATCGCGATGGTGCGGCACGGGATCCCCGACATGCGGCTCCTCTACGAGGGAGAGATGAGCTTTCTCCAGCAGTTCACATGA